The Myxococcus guangdongensis genome has a window encoding:
- a CDS encoding YdeI/OmpD-associated family protein: MASAEGVAPVMAFRGAAEFEAWLQAHVDAPAGVWLKLAKKGSEIASLSDDEAVDVGLCFGWISGQRKSLDARFYLQKCVPRRPRSRWSCVNVRKVQALARAGRMRPSGLAEVEAAKADGRWDAAYESQTRTGAVDGAGSAKPRSMCVRALSPRTSPRRGAPSTRGGRAASSPATPP, from the coding sequence GTGGCCAGCGCTGAGGGGGTTGCACCCGTGATGGCGTTCCGGGGCGCGGCGGAGTTCGAGGCGTGGCTCCAGGCACATGTCGATGCGCCCGCGGGCGTCTGGTTGAAGCTCGCGAAGAAGGGGTCGGAGATTGCCTCGCTCTCCGATGACGAGGCGGTCGACGTGGGGCTGTGCTTCGGATGGATTTCGGGACAGCGCAAGTCGCTCGACGCGCGCTTCTATCTGCAGAAGTGCGTCCCGCGCCGGCCGCGCAGCCGCTGGTCCTGTGTGAACGTGAGGAAGGTGCAGGCGCTCGCGCGGGCGGGCCGGATGCGGCCCTCGGGGCTCGCCGAGGTCGAGGCCGCGAAGGCGGATGGGCGCTGGGACGCGGCCTACGAGTCGCAGACGCGGACGGGCGCGGTGGATGGAGCGGGCTCGGCGAAGCCCCGCTCCATGTGCGTGCGGGCTCTCAGTCCGCGGACATCGCCACGCCGGGGGGCACCTTCGACGCGCGGCGGGCGGGCAGCCAGCTCGCCAGCGACACCACCGTGA
- a CDS encoding glycine--tRNA ligase, producing MAAQTMEQLVSLSKRRGFIFPGSAIYGGLQGTYDYGPLGVELKNNLKLAWWRANVWEREDMEGIDASILMNKLTWRYSGHEETFVDPMVDCKGCKMRWRADQIAGKCPSCGSAELTEPRPFNLMFKTQVGPVPDPESFSYLRPETAQGIFLNFKHVLDSTSRKLPFGIAQMGKSFRNEITPRNFIFRVREFEQMEIEFFVKPGEDEAWHQKWVEDRINWWLSVGLSKDNLVPYHQKANELAHYAKATVDLLYRFPHGLEELEGIANRTDYDLGSHSKDQGSLGLKARVAPNSHSTEKLTYFDAETKQHVVPFVIEPSAGVDRGVLAVLSEAYAEEQVKPAPADRLKPVEEALGTFLKSVSRNEKLTADAKNALLAEGERIAGALGERLASITGLLSMPGAEGIEVAKKLRGQVDPVVDEFYRTVLHFKPRVAPIKVAVLPLKKNHPGIVDVAKGIRRRLQSSGSMRVVYDDTGAIGKLYRRQDEIGTPFCVTVDFDTLGDGKDTSTKDTVTVRHRDSMAQERVAISELEGYLREKMG from the coding sequence ATGGCCGCACAGACGATGGAGCAGCTGGTTTCCCTGTCCAAGCGCCGGGGCTTCATCTTCCCGGGCTCCGCCATCTACGGGGGCCTGCAGGGTACGTACGACTACGGTCCGCTCGGCGTCGAGCTGAAGAACAACCTGAAGCTGGCCTGGTGGCGCGCCAACGTCTGGGAGCGCGAGGACATGGAGGGCATCGACGCCTCCATCCTCATGAACAAGCTCACGTGGCGCTACTCGGGGCACGAAGAGACCTTCGTGGACCCGATGGTGGACTGCAAGGGCTGCAAGATGCGCTGGCGCGCGGACCAGATCGCCGGCAAGTGCCCCAGCTGCGGCTCCGCGGAGCTGACCGAGCCGCGCCCCTTCAACCTGATGTTCAAGACGCAGGTGGGGCCGGTGCCGGACCCGGAGTCCTTCTCCTATCTGCGCCCCGAGACGGCGCAGGGCATCTTCCTCAACTTCAAGCACGTGCTCGACTCGACGTCGCGCAAGCTGCCGTTCGGCATCGCGCAGATGGGCAAGTCCTTCCGCAACGAAATCACGCCGCGCAACTTCATCTTCCGCGTGCGTGAGTTCGAGCAGATGGAGATCGAGTTCTTCGTGAAGCCCGGCGAGGACGAGGCGTGGCACCAGAAGTGGGTGGAGGACCGCATCAACTGGTGGCTGTCGGTGGGGTTGTCCAAGGACAACCTGGTGCCGTACCACCAGAAGGCGAACGAGCTGGCGCACTACGCGAAGGCGACGGTGGACCTGCTCTACCGCTTCCCGCACGGGCTGGAGGAGCTGGAGGGCATCGCGAACCGGACGGACTACGATTTGGGTTCGCACAGCAAGGACCAGGGCTCGCTCGGGTTGAAGGCGCGCGTGGCGCCCAACAGCCACAGCACGGAGAAGCTCACGTACTTCGACGCGGAGACGAAGCAGCACGTGGTGCCGTTCGTCATCGAGCCGTCGGCGGGCGTGGACCGCGGGGTGCTCGCGGTGCTGAGCGAGGCGTACGCGGAGGAGCAGGTGAAGCCCGCGCCGGCGGACCGGCTCAAGCCGGTGGAGGAGGCGCTGGGCACGTTCCTCAAGTCCGTGAGTCGCAACGAGAAGCTCACGGCGGACGCGAAGAACGCGCTGCTCGCGGAGGGTGAGCGCATCGCGGGCGCGTTGGGTGAGCGGCTCGCGTCGATCACGGGGCTCTTGTCGATGCCGGGGGCGGAGGGCATCGAGGTGGCGAAGAAGCTGCGCGGCCAGGTGGACCCGGTGGTCGACGAGTTCTACCGGACGGTGCTGCACTTCAAGCCGCGCGTGGCGCCGATCAAGGTCGCGGTGTTGCCGCTGAAGAAGAACCACCCGGGCATCGTGGACGTGGCGAAGGGCATCCGCCGTCGACTCCAGTCCTCGGGTTCGATGCGCGTCGTGTACGACGACACGGGCGCCATCGGGAAGCTGTACCGGCGCCAGGACGAAATCGGGACGCCCTTCTGCGTCACGGTGGACTTCGACACGCTGGGGGACGGGAAGGACACGTCCACGAAGGACACCGTGACCGTGCGCCACCGCGACTCCATGGCCCAGGAGCGCGTCGCCATCTCCGAACTGGAAGGCTACCTGCGCGAGAAGATGGGCTGA
- a CDS encoding ABC transporter permease yields MPSFLQDLRHGLRSLRRSPGFTLATVLALAFGIGANTLLFSVVSALLLRPLPLPQPEQLVSVWGLDPREHDDNSALSRLDSEDLRQKVKAFAALAVYDIGGFTLTGPHQEPERVEGAAVSEDFFRVAAVRPLLGRALEAHEFQLNGPRAVVLSHGLWTRRFGADPSVLGRTMELDGNTYEVVGVMPEGFDFPREDSQEPIGLWAPLAARDIVRSNWENRGTHLLSGVARLAPGFNAEQAHQEAQGVMQALSQTYPDTNTHESVGVRGLQERLSQKTRRPALLLLGAVALLLLIACVNVAQLLLARAMTRQQEFAVRTALGAGKGALARQLLAEGSLLALAGGALGLLLGLWGTDILSAMLPESVRQVQAVRVDGRALAYTAALVLAVSLMCGLAPLGTALKANLGGLLQSTRGTSANKTALRWRSILVSTQVALALVLLVGAGLLVRSAQRLADVDPGYRPDGVSLLGVNLPAARYSRDTIAPFYERLLEQVRAQPGVESASLVTPGIVTGGAIGLSLELPEKPSPAGEKLVTGYRAMSDGVFGTLGIPLKQGRDFTRQDTANTPPVVVVNESFARRFFPNEDAVGKRVIIGYGPPKEREIVGVVGDVRARALDEPAEPELYAPLGQTPWAMTSVVVRSKLPLESVTAMVKGEMRQLDSQLTLPKTTTLAQDMERSVADRSFQRVLLLAFAVSAVALASLGIYGLMAYSVAQRRRELGIRLALGALPSDVVRLVMKQALRMCALGLGVGLALAFGLSRLLEGLLYDVSATDPLTFLAVPMLLLTVVSLASWLPARRASKVPPGVAMSAD; encoded by the coding sequence ATGCCTTCTTTCCTCCAGGACCTGCGCCACGGCTTGCGCTCCCTTCGCCGCAGCCCAGGCTTCACGCTGGCCACCGTGCTCGCGCTGGCCTTCGGCATCGGCGCGAACACGCTGCTCTTCAGCGTGGTGAGCGCGCTGCTCCTTCGCCCGCTCCCCCTCCCCCAGCCCGAGCAGCTCGTCTCCGTGTGGGGCTTGGACCCACGCGAGCACGACGACAACAGCGCCCTGTCCCGCCTGGACTCCGAGGACCTCCGCCAGAAGGTGAAGGCCTTCGCCGCGCTCGCCGTCTACGACATCGGCGGCTTCACCCTCACCGGCCCCCATCAGGAGCCCGAGCGGGTGGAGGGCGCCGCGGTGTCGGAGGACTTCTTCCGCGTCGCCGCCGTGCGCCCCCTGCTCGGCCGGGCGCTCGAGGCCCACGAGTTCCAGCTCAACGGCCCGCGCGCCGTGGTGCTCTCACACGGCCTCTGGACCCGACGCTTCGGCGCGGACCCGAGCGTGCTCGGCCGCACGATGGAGCTGGACGGCAACACCTACGAGGTCGTCGGCGTGATGCCCGAGGGCTTCGACTTCCCCCGTGAGGACTCGCAGGAGCCCATCGGCCTGTGGGCCCCGCTGGCCGCGCGCGACATCGTCCGCTCCAACTGGGAGAACCGCGGCACCCACCTGCTCTCCGGCGTGGCCCGGCTGGCCCCGGGCTTCAACGCCGAGCAGGCCCACCAGGAGGCCCAGGGCGTGATGCAGGCCCTGTCGCAGACGTACCCGGACACCAACACCCATGAGAGCGTGGGCGTGCGCGGCCTTCAGGAGCGCCTGTCCCAGAAGACCCGCCGCCCCGCGCTCCTGCTGCTCGGCGCGGTGGCGCTGCTGCTGCTCATCGCCTGCGTCAACGTGGCGCAGTTGCTCCTCGCCCGCGCGATGACCCGGCAGCAGGAGTTCGCCGTGCGCACCGCGCTGGGCGCGGGCAAGGGCGCGCTCGCCCGACAGCTGTTGGCGGAGGGCTCGCTGCTGGCCCTGGCGGGAGGCGCGCTGGGGTTGCTCCTGGGCCTGTGGGGCACCGACATCCTGAGCGCGATGCTGCCGGAGTCCGTGCGTCAGGTGCAGGCGGTGCGCGTGGATGGGCGCGCGCTGGCGTACACGGCGGCGCTGGTGCTCGCGGTGTCCCTGATGTGCGGCCTCGCGCCGCTGGGCACCGCGCTCAAGGCCAACCTGGGCGGCCTGCTCCAGAGCACGCGCGGCACGAGCGCGAACAAGACAGCGCTGCGTTGGCGCTCGATTCTCGTCTCCACGCAGGTGGCGCTCGCGCTGGTGTTGCTGGTGGGCGCGGGGCTGCTGGTGCGCAGCGCGCAGCGGCTGGCCGATGTGGACCCAGGCTACCGGCCCGACGGCGTGTCGCTGTTGGGCGTCAACCTCCCGGCCGCGCGCTACTCGCGGGACACGATTGCGCCCTTCTACGAGCGACTGCTGGAGCAGGTGCGCGCGCAGCCGGGCGTGGAGTCCGCGTCACTGGTGACGCCGGGCATCGTGACGGGCGGCGCCATCGGTCTGTCGCTGGAGCTGCCCGAGAAGCCCTCGCCCGCGGGGGAGAAGCTCGTCACCGGATACCGGGCGATGAGCGACGGCGTCTTCGGCACGCTGGGGATTCCGCTCAAGCAGGGGCGGGACTTCACGCGGCAGGACACCGCGAACACGCCGCCGGTGGTCGTGGTGAACGAGTCCTTCGCGCGGCGGTTCTTCCCCAACGAGGACGCGGTCGGCAAGCGGGTCATCATCGGCTACGGCCCGCCCAAGGAGCGTGAAATCGTGGGCGTGGTCGGCGATGTCCGCGCCCGCGCGCTGGACGAGCCGGCGGAGCCGGAGCTGTACGCGCCACTCGGCCAGACGCCGTGGGCCATGACGTCCGTGGTGGTGCGCAGCAAGCTCCCGCTGGAGAGCGTGACGGCGATGGTGAAGGGCGAGATGCGGCAGCTCGACTCGCAGCTGACGCTGCCGAAGACGACGACGCTGGCGCAGGACATGGAGCGCTCGGTGGCGGACCGGAGCTTCCAGCGGGTGTTGCTGCTCGCCTTCGCGGTGTCTGCGGTGGCGCTCGCCTCGCTCGGCATCTACGGGTTGATGGCGTACAGCGTGGCGCAGCGGCGACGGGAGCTGGGCATCCGCCTGGCGCTGGGAGCGCTGCCCTCGGACGTGGTGCGGCTGGTGATGAAGCAGGCGCTGCGGATGTGCGCGCTGGGCCTGGGGGTCGGGCTCGCGCTGGCGTTCGGCTTGTCACGGCTGCTGGAGGGCCTGCTGTACGACGTGAGCGCGACGGACCCGCTGACCTTCCTCGCCGTGCCGATGCTGCTGCTCACGGTGGTGTCGCTGGCGAGCTGGCTGCCCGCCCGCCGCGCGTCGAAGGTGCCCCCCGGCGTGGCGATGTCCGCGGACTGA